The following are encoded in a window of Diorhabda sublineata isolate icDioSubl1.1 chromosome 3, icDioSubl1.1, whole genome shotgun sequence genomic DNA:
- the LOC130441347 gene encoding 39S ribosomal protein L17, mitochondrial: MNQAEITKLVSKLRIRANPRLRKFRSIEGPEGRLNKLRKTVTALIKHERIELNYPRADESRMYAERLISDAIRYGDCHKTTMEMADYWLLEKQLVHKLFKVLAPRYENYTISYTRLVKVPKLDGATRDKAVLELRGNPYPSLNPENNSKSELLHNVLLSEARKAYRMEKYKEIAAKVEGNIKENSQSASNVETDSKEPNVQQNSNDEPKLDQKDTDKKMDGKE, from the exons ATGAATCAAGCAGAAATTACCAAATTAGTTTCTAAATTAAGGATAAGAGCAAATCCTAGACTAAGAAAATTCAGAAGCATAGAGGGCCCTGAAGGTAGATTAAATAAACTTCGAAAAACCGTAACTGCTTTAATCAAACATGAGAGAATCGAATTAAATTATCCCAGAGCAGATGAGTCTAGAATGTATGCAGAAAGA ttaatttcagATGCCATAAGATATGGAGACTGTCACAAAACAACAATGGAAATGGCTGATTACTGGttattagaaaaacaattaGTGCACAAGTTATTCAAAGTACTTGCACCTCgttatgaaaattatacaatttcttataCTCGTTTAGTAAAGGTACCAAAATTAGATGGGGCAACTAGAGATAAAGCAGTACTAGAATTGAGAGGCAACCCTTATCCTTCTTTAAACCCGGAAAATAATTCCAAAAGTGAATTATTACACAATGTTCTTTTATCTGAAGCTAGGAAAGCTTATagaatggaaaaatataaagaaattgcTGCTAAAGTGGAGggaaatattaaagaaaatagtcAAAGTGCTTCTAATGTAGAAACAGACAGTAAGGAACCAAATGTTCAGCAGAATAGTAATGATGAACCAAAATTAGACCAAAAAGATACAGATAAAAAGATGGATGGTAAAGAGTGA